In Physeter macrocephalus isolate SW-GA chromosome 2, ASM283717v5, whole genome shotgun sequence, a single window of DNA contains:
- the LOC102976851 gene encoding LOW QUALITY PROTEIN: tRNA-splicing endonuclease subunit Sen15-like (The sequence of the model RefSeq protein was modified relative to this genomic sequence to represent the inferred CDS: inserted 1 base in 1 codon) — MEESGESQRTAGCSDVHPSGDRGGGAPSWAPEDAWMGTHPKXLEMMELDIGDATQVYIAFLVYLDLMERKSWHEVNCVGLPDLQLICLLGTEIEGEGLQTVVPTPVSASLSHNRIREFLKASRKLQGDPDLPMSFTLAIVESDSTIV, encoded by the exons ATGGAGGAGAGCGGCGAGTCCCAGCGGACCGCGGGCTGCAGCGATGTGCACCCGAGCGGCGATCGCGGCGGCGGCGCCCCCTCATGGGCCCCCGAGGACGCCTGGATGGGCACGCACCCTA TTTTAGAAATGATGGAATTAGATATAGGAGATGCCACCCAAGTTTATATAGCATTCTTGGTTTACCTGGACCTCATGGAGCGTAAAAGTTGGCATGAAGTAAACTGTGTGGGATTACCAGATCTCCAGCTCATCTGCCTTCTTGGTACTGAGATAGAAGGAGAAGGGTTACAGACTGTGGTACCTACACCCGTCAGTGCTTCCCTCAGCCATAACAGGATAAGGGAGTTCTTGAAGGCATCTCGAAAATTGCAAGGTGATCCAGATTTGCCGATGTCTTTTACTTTGGCCATAGTGGAGTCTGACTCCACAATAGTCTAG